The following coding sequences lie in one Vicinamibacteria bacterium genomic window:
- the pbpC gene encoding penicillin-binding protein 1C, with protein MENRTILVVGRRAWAGLRLLSGRRSGRLVGAALLGLALFGLVPVVQFTDPLSTVILDRDGELLGASFAADGQWRFGLARTVPPRFVTAIMRYEDRRFFYHPGVDPLAIARAIVQNLRSGGVASGGSTLTMQVVRLSRKGQPRTYLEKIIEAVLALRLETALSKEQILGLYAAYAPMGGNAVGIDAAAWRYFGHEAARLSWAETAMLAVLPNSPALIHPGRNRPRLLAKRNRLLESLRDTGNIDALGCELAKQEPLPPAPQPLPTLAPHLLSRVQAASASPTRRWKTRDASPWVHTTLKRDVQARAAEILARHHRALEENGVRNAAALIVEVETGQVVAYLGNLPPAEGDDHGEHVDVIPAPRSTGSILKPLLFAGLLEAGEVLPGQLIPDVPTHVGAFHPENFDHAYSGAVPAERALARSLNVPAIRMLRGYGVDRFCALLRRLGMTTLSRPARDYGLALILGGAEGSLWDVTGIYAGLARAANGSAPGPTRAAVFRPPSYRAGGRGEVPSPGNDEPLHAAAAYLTLNAMLEVERPGDEQAWRAFATSQRIAWKTGTSYGFRDAWAVGVTPRYAVGVWVGNADGEGRPGLTGYSAAAPILFELFNLLPPAGWFPEPTAGLAVVDVCAQSGMRAGPHCSSLRAQLVPHLGLGSPPCTYCRLLHLDAGGSWQVHADCEPLASIHNRAWFVLPPTLETYYRRRHADYHPPPPFRPDCRAALDAAGSASLSLVYPRENGQIYVPVEMDGALGRVVFEAAHRDHEAQIFWHLDDEYQGETRDVHQMALAPPPGRHVLTLVDETGETVRRSFTVLSRSGPGP; from the coding sequence GTGGAAAACCGGACCATCCTCGTGGTCGGACGGCGGGCTTGGGCGGGGCTGCGCCTGCTCTCGGGGCGGCGTTCCGGGAGGCTGGTCGGGGCTGCCCTCCTCGGCCTGGCCCTCTTCGGGCTCGTGCCCGTGGTCCAGTTCACCGACCCCCTTTCCACCGTGATCCTGGATCGCGACGGCGAACTCCTGGGTGCCTCTTTCGCCGCGGACGGACAGTGGCGCTTCGGGCTGGCCCGAACGGTCCCCCCGCGCTTCGTCACCGCCATCATGCGCTACGAAGACCGCCGCTTCTTCTACCACCCCGGCGTGGACCCCCTGGCCATCGCCCGCGCCATCGTTCAGAACCTTAGGAGCGGCGGGGTCGCCAGCGGGGGCAGTACGCTGACCATGCAAGTGGTCCGGCTCTCGCGAAAGGGTCAGCCCCGAACGTATCTCGAGAAGATCATCGAGGCCGTCCTCGCCCTCCGACTGGAGACCGCCCTCTCGAAGGAGCAGATCCTGGGGCTCTACGCGGCCTACGCGCCCATGGGGGGGAACGCGGTGGGGATCGATGCCGCTGCCTGGCGGTACTTTGGCCACGAGGCCGCGCGCCTGTCCTGGGCGGAGACGGCCATGCTCGCCGTCCTCCCCAACTCCCCGGCCCTGATTCACCCCGGTCGAAACCGCCCGCGGCTGCTGGCGAAGCGCAACCGTCTGCTGGAATCCCTGCGGGATACGGGCAACATCGACGCCTTGGGCTGCGAGCTGGCCAAGCAGGAGCCCCTTCCGCCCGCCCCCCAGCCCCTCCCCACCCTGGCGCCGCACCTGCTCAGCCGCGTCCAGGCTGCCTCGGCCTCGCCCACCAGACGGTGGAAAACCAGGGACGCGAGCCCGTGGGTCCATACAACCCTCAAGAGAGACGTGCAGGCGCGAGCCGCCGAGATCCTGGCCCGACATCACCGGGCCCTCGAGGAGAACGGGGTCAGAAACGCGGCCGCCCTCATCGTCGAGGTGGAGACCGGACAGGTAGTGGCCTACCTCGGCAACCTCCCCCCCGCCGAGGGGGACGACCACGGAGAACACGTCGACGTCATCCCGGCACCGCGCAGCACGGGAAGCATCCTGAAGCCTCTCCTCTTCGCGGGCCTGCTCGAGGCCGGTGAGGTCCTGCCGGGTCAGCTGATTCCCGATGTGCCGACCCACGTCGGGGCATTTCACCCTGAGAACTTCGATCACGCGTACTCGGGCGCGGTGCCCGCGGAGCGGGCCCTGGCGCGCTCCTTGAACGTGCCCGCCATCCGCATGCTGCGCGGCTACGGGGTCGATCGGTTCTGCGCCCTGCTCCGGCGCCTCGGCATGACGACCTTGAGCCGGCCCGCACGCGACTACGGCCTGGCTCTGATCCTGGGCGGCGCCGAGGGCAGCCTCTGGGACGTGACCGGCATCTACGCCGGGCTGGCCCGCGCCGCGAACGGCTCCGCCCCCGGCCCGACGCGGGCGGCCGTCTTTCGGCCTCCTTCCTATCGGGCGGGGGGCAGGGGTGAGGTCCCCTCTCCCGGGAACGACGAGCCCCTGCATGCGGCCGCGGCCTATCTCACCCTCAACGCCATGCTGGAGGTGGAGCGCCCGGGGGACGAGCAGGCTTGGCGGGCCTTCGCGACCTCCCAGCGGATCGCATGGAAGACCGGCACCAGCTATGGGTTCCGGGACGCCTGGGCGGTGGGGGTCACGCCCCGCTACGCGGTCGGTGTGTGGGTGGGGAACGCGGATGGGGAGGGGCGGCCGGGCCTCACCGGTTACTCGGCGGCCGCGCCTATCTTGTTCGAGCTGTTCAACCTGCTTCCCCCCGCGGGCTGGTTTCCCGAGCCCACGGCCGGGCTCGCGGTCGTCGACGTCTGCGCGCAGAGCGGCATGCGGGCGGGGCCCCACTGCTCGTCTTTGCGTGCGCAGCTCGTCCCCCACCTTGGCCTCGGCTCGCCCCCCTGCACGTACTGCCGCCTCTTGCACCTCGATGCCGGCGGGTCATGGCAAGTCCACGCCGACTGCGAGCCCTTGGCGTCGATCCACAACCGGGCTTGGTTCGTCCTGCCCCCTACCCTCGAGACCTACTACCGGCGGCGACACGCCGACTATCACCCACCCCCCCCTTTCCGGCCCGACTGCCGGGCCGCCCTCGACGCCGCGGGGAGCGCCTCTTTGTCCCTGGTGTACCCCCGGGAGAACGGGCAGATATACGTGCCCGTCGAGATGGACGGCGCCCTCGGGCGCGTCGTCTTCGAAGCCGCCCACCGCGATCACGAGGCCCAGATCTTCTGGCACCTGGACGACGAGTACCAAGGCGAGACGCGCGACGTGCACCAGATGGCACTGGCGCCGCCGCCGGGCCGCCACGTTCTGACCCTCGTGGACGAGACGGGGGAGACCGTGCGCCGCAGCTTCACCGTGCTCTCGAGAAGCGGACCGGGGCCCTGA